The Lactuca sativa cultivar Salinas chromosome 2, Lsat_Salinas_v11, whole genome shotgun sequence genome includes the window GTATTTTTGAAAAATTGTAATTAGGGGTTTGGTGTTTTTAGTTGGCTAAAAAGACACCATATTTTATCATATAGACATTctaattaaaatttgaaatatttttattggtTAAAATTGTAATGTTTTCCGAAAaaattagttataaataattttttataggTTGAATTTTTATATCTAACATCACCTTTCATATTTTTGTAATTTCTTCCTTATACTCTTTTTTGCCTTGCCTTTTCATGTGAAGGTTATTACTTTTTAATAATATCGGCCGGTTAAGAAAAATGCTAACCAATTAAATAACATGCGTACGGTCAgttgaatatgattttttttttttttataaagctGCTTTATTTAATTGGTAACCGAGAACATTATTgtagaatttattttttatatcaaTTATATATAGACATGTTAACTTGTCAACGTTCACTTGGCGTTTTTCGAAGTCGCACAAACGAATCATGATTCAAGCTCTAGCACTGATTCTCCTCCTTCTCATTGTTCCATACGTTTTGTCGATTGTTTACTGGAACCGGAAATCTGGAAGCAACAATATCAATCTTCCACCAGGAAGTTTCGGATGGCCGTTTATCGGAGAAACTCTATCACTTCTCCGTGCAGCTTTAAACGGAACTCCGGAGAGATTCGTTCGAGAGCGGATCAAGAAACACCGCAGTCCTTTAGTATTCAAGACGTCGTTGCTCGGTGACAGTATCGCGGTGTTGTGTGGTCCTGCCGGCAACAAATTCCTTTTCGGAAACGAGAACAAGCTGGTGGCCTTGTGGTGGCCGTCGCCGGTGACGAAGCTTTTCGGCAGATGCTTGATTACGATTCGTGGCGATGAAGCAAAGTGGATGAGGAAGATTATGTTATCGTATCTTGGTCCTGATGCTTTCGCTAGTCATTATGCTGCCACCATGGACATCGTCACCCGTCGCCATATCCAAGTTCACTGGCGAGGTAATAAAATAACTTCTACTCATTGAATCGCACAAGTATTGTTAATGGGTTGTTGTTTTTCGTTTTTTCCGATGAAGGTAAGGAGGAGGTGAACGTATACAAAACTGTTAAGTTATTCGCTTTTGAGCTCGCATGTCGTTTATTTCTGAGCCTTGAAGAGCCAAACCACATTGAAAAACTCGGTTCCTTGTTCTACGTGTTCTTGAAAGGCGTCGGAGCGTTACCATTGAACTTCCCAGGCACACGATTTTATAGGTCGAAGAAGTTAGCAGAAGCTATTAGGAAAGAACTTATGGCGATTATCAAAGAGAGAAGGGTGGCATTGAAAGAAGGAAAGGCGTCGTCATCACAAGATCTCCTGTCACATTTTCTTACATCTTGTGATGAAAATGGCAGGTTTTTAACTGAGATGGAGATTGTAAACAATATCTTGTTACTACTATTTGCTGGACATGACACCTCCGCTATA containing:
- the LOC111898651 gene encoding beta-amyrin 28-monooxygenase, with amino-acid sequence MIQALALILLLLIVPYVLSIVYWNRKSGSNNINLPPGSFGWPFIGETLSLLRAALNGTPERFVRERIKKHRSPLVFKTSLLGDSIAVLCGPAGNKFLFGNENKLVALWWPSPVTKLFGRCLITIRGDEAKWMRKIMLSYLGPDAFASHYAATMDIVTRRHIQVHWRGKEEVNVYKTVKLFAFELACRLFLSLEEPNHIEKLGSLFYVFLKGVGALPLNFPGTRFYRSKKLAEAIRKELMAIIKERRVALKEGKASSSQDLLSHFLTSCDENGRFLTEMEIVNNILLLLFAGHDTSAISITLIMKSLGEYPDVYDKVLKEQMEISKGKVAGEMLRWEDIQKMRYSWNVASEVMRITPPVGGSFREALVDFEYAGYTIPKGWKLYWSAVTTHRDESNFQDVTHFDPSRFEGVGPTPFTYVPFGGGPRMCVGKEFARVEILVFLHNIVTNFNWDFLVPNEKIEYDPMATPIKGLPIRLHPHQA